The genomic window cgccGTTTGCGCACCTTTTTATTTGATTAATTATATTTTACCCACTTATTGCGTTCCCAGCGTTGTTCAACACTGAAGGTTTCTTGATCTGAGTTCTAACCGTGCCTACTTCCGCGAACAAGTGGAATCATGAATGATTCATGAATGATTCATGTATGCTCGTTATGTTTGCCTGCTCCCCTGGATTTGCCTTTGTGGCGATATACTGCCATCTGGTGGCGACTAGAAACAATTGCATAATATGAACTATTACATATTGACGGTCTTTGAAAATAAATATTAGTGCTTGGTAAAAGTACTTAAGTCCCTGAATTTTGCAACTGTCTATACGAACCCTGAACCAATAAACTGGTTCTACAATGTAAAAGGCAATTTCCACATCCATTGGTACATACATTCGTCTTAATTAGACTTAATGATATTTCATCACCATTCGTACATGGAACAATACGTTTCTCTTATTCGATGTACTGACTCAAAAGCGTGGCGTGTAAGCCACATAGCCTATTTCTGTGCATACTGAAGCTTGCACACTCCTATTGCGcgcaaccagacagacagagacattgggCACAGACACACGGATCTCCGACATAACCCGGGAAATATGAACAGACATTGAATTAAATAAACAGAACTTCTACCTCGTGAGTCTTGAACGTTCATGTGCACAATAAACATTGCGCCCACTCAGAGGGTAAGAAATGGTAGGCTAAATGAAAATGTATCGTATCAAACATGAAAAAGAAACGTCTAAGTGTTAAAATAACGTTACGGGGATGGAATGATGAAACGTTAGCAATTATTGTAGGATTAGAGATTTACCACATGTGCATTTAAATGTGTGAAAGAAAGCAACAGCAAGCATTTCAACAAGAGAACAAGCTCTCTCCACTGTCGGGAGTTTGGTGAGTACAAGTGGAGACACGCCTCTGGTGCGTTTTCGCCACAGTaataataattatttttttaaacaaattccAAATTGCCAACCTCATAAGTAAATTATACATTTCAAGCAATTTTGACATACCAGaagaccagtaggcctatgctaatTTTCCTTGATGCCCCATTGCTGGTGAGCTTGCTAAGTAAACAGTTAATATTATTGATCTCCACTGTTTTTTGGAGCTGCATATTTACTTATTATGGCAATCCTCTCTCCCTACAATTTGACATTTGCGCTGCACCCGATCCTATAGCTGTAAAGAAAATCAGCAATCTGTTCGTTAGCTCACCCGACCTGTGTTGATTGTAGgtttgctggtccaatcagagggcCGAGTGTAcgtttcactagccaatctgttGCATGTTTCTTTGTTGTTGCAAGGCACGATGTTGCGGCTACTGTCGCTGGCTGCGTGGAGAGTAATCCAACGGACTCGGCgccacaaaatgagtgacaaaacGTTACAATAAGATAGGCTACTGTTCGCTCCATTGGGAGTTGAGAATTTTGATGACTAGAGACAGATCAATCTTTTCTTTGTCTTCTCTTTTCCGCAATAGCCATTCGCATTCTAAACTATGTTTTTCCTACAATTATATTTTGAAATACTGCAATAGGCCTATTTAACTGCTTTTCACTAACCGATGCAACTCAACAGTCTGGTAGTCTATTCGCCGCGTGCTGACAAAATTGCGCGCTTCAAACAATCTACAGCAAATTTTtaaaagaagctaatgatcctctctGGTGTAGTTTTGaatgatttgtatttatttatgtataggCATGAGTAATTATAAAGCACATTTTGGCAAATTGTATTAAATTTACTTTAGTGGGAAGCTTATCATCTTTTGATTATCcccttattcctcctccaccaaactttacagttggcactatgcattcaggctggtagcgttttcctggcatccaccaaatcggccgactgccagatggtgaagcgtgattcatcactccagaaaacgcgtttccactgctccagagtccaatggcggcaagctttatacCACTCTGCCGATGCTTgtcattgtgcatggtgatcttaggctcgtgtttggctgctcggccatggaaacccatttcaagaagctcccgacgaacagttattgtgctgatattgcttccaaaggcagtatggaactctgtagtgagtgttgcaaatgaggacagaggatttttacgcactatgtgcttcagcactcggcggtcccattctgttagcttgtgtggtctaccacttcgtggctgagccattgttgctcctagacgtttccacttcacaataacggcACTTACAGGGCAGCTTTATCAGGGCAGAAATTtgccgaactgacttgttggaaaggtggcatcccatcacggtgccacattgaaagtcactgagttcttcagtaaggacattctactgtcaatgtttgtctatggagattgcatggctgtgtgctcaattttatacacctgttagtaacgggtgtggttgaaatagccgaatccacaaatttgaaggggtgttcacatacttttgtatatagtgtGTAATATGAACGGTCTGGCACTGTTTCTGTTCTCTGAGAGAAAGGTGTTCAGGCTGGCAGCTTCTCTCTCTGAAGTGATgctctgcatggtcctaaagtcaGCCAACCAGTATGCTAAACAGCCGTGGCATTTTAATCGGGATTGGAATTATTTTAGCCCACTTTTACATTTTTGGTCTTGCGCATACCCAACTGATGTGCCTGGCTGTTCTGCGCCATTTTCCCTAGAATGTCCCCTacatgggccagccccctagcaactTCAACCatatgagtgacagctagcaagaggcaCATCATGCACACAAACAGTAGAGAAAGAGcgatgacgtggtgcacatacaGTATCTGCACGTGGCGTAGTGTACGCAATTTTTGGGGACCACTTTTGGTCTGTGagcactactttcagaactacggactaaaaagtatacaaaagtacaggagaatctctttaacaccCTTTCTATCTGCATTGGGATTCAGGTTATTGATCTGATTTTGCACAACTTGACATTGATTTATGTAGTTGTGGGTAGAATGAGAGTTTGAGACTTTGTCCCAGAGGACAGATCATGTTGGTGCTGATGTTAACGCCTGCCAGGAGGATTTATTAGTATTGATCTATGGATCCTTCCCCCCCacgacaagcatttcgctaaactcgcaataacatctgctaaccatgtgtatgtgaccaataaaattggatttgagttgAAAAGCAGCTACTGTCAACAGGACAATTTTGGGCTAGCTGGTCTTCTAATTGATACAGGAAGAAGAGTTCTGTGCATCACATGTCTTGAATGACattctcacacaggaagcgaGGACAGACCATTAGACACAGGAAGCGCATAGTTGTGGTGGTTACTGTGTCCATGGGAGACATTTGAATATCTTGTAGATGCTGGAGGCCAAATGTGAATTGCTAAAAGATGACTGAGATTCTGTGAGGATTAGGCAGCTGACTCCACAGGATATGCCTGTAAAACAGAGGAAGGCTTTGTGACTGACtctcaaggggggggggggttgcctgAGGGGGGCAGCTATTTTTACACGAACACAGCTTTAAGGAATGCAGTCCAAAGCCTTTGCAGACATTACAAACAGCTGCAAGTTCCCCCATGATGCCTCCCTCTACAGAGATAGGAGGAAGTGAGGAACTGGGATTGGTCAGTGCTGACATCATTGTGGTCCACTGCTTCCCTATCATAGGCTATGGCTACGTTGACAGGAAGTTTGGAATCTGATGCAACCAGCGATAACTTTGTGAAAGAAGGGGTGGAGCTTACAGGAAGTTAGCACTGTGAAGCATAGGCTGCTACAGTCTGCAAAATTATATTAGTAATTTATTTTTAGCACATTTACTATAAGCAGCAACAAGTAGGAATGCTGTTTCTCATTCAAGACCATTTTGATTTACACCAGTCTAGTGCTTCCTTTTCTCACCAAACCCAGTCTAGTCCTCTGCTCTACTGAACTCTGACCCCTGTGACCCTGACTCCCCAAGACTCCTGAAATCTAATTTCCCCTCTGTGACCCAAAATGTTAGGCCCACGTCACACATTTCTTACAGTCATAATTGGACATGCAAAATGTTAAACCTTGGCTCTCTGCTGACACACGGTGGTAGAACACCAATGTTACCCTTTTTTGTCTTGCACTGCCAGCTTAAGAAGAGGATTGGGTAAACAATGAGTGGCTAATTGAAATATGGACTTCTCTCTGGTCAGGATGAACAGGTTGAATGGGGGAAGCAGCAGGTGGATCTGTCAGTCACAGAGATCCAGCAGAAGGTGAAGGAGTACAATGCTCAAATCAACAGCAACTTGTTCATGAACCTGGTGAGTAGTAACAATTGCTCTTATACCATTGCAGTAAGTAGTAACATTGCAATTACTCTAACACTGTCTGCATTACCATGTTGTTATTGTTCAACTCCATTACTGCACAGTTCAACATGTTGAATTGTGTTAATGTGAATACGTTTCGTGAGTATGAATTCCTAAATGTTTTCATTCTTTTCAACAGAACAAAGATGGCTCCTACACTGGCTTCATAAAGGTCCAGTTCAAGCTGCTACGACCCGTGTCAGTTCCCCCACCAAGAAAGGGTACTGCAACACATGACGGTGCAGGCAAGAAGACTGGGGGAGTTAAGCGTCGCACCTCTTTTTACCTGCCCAAGGATACGTCCAAACACCTACACATCAGCTCCCGCACATGTGCTCGTGAGGTCATCGAAGCCTTGTTGAAGAAGTTCACCGTGGTGGACAACCCTGGAAAGTTTGCTTTGTTTGAGCGCACAAAGCGCCATGACCAAGGTAAGCCCGCCTCTGTAACCTCTTGTCTGTGGTTTCGCAGGAGCACGACTGTTCTTTTTTTTCTGCACTGACATCTCATTGATAAATATTAAGAGGTGCCATACTGTTGTTTAGTTCCATTGTCTCCCTTCCTCTTCCTGTATTTCAGTATTCCTGCGTAAGCTGTCTGACGACGAGCGTCCACTCCACCTGCGTCTGTGTGCTGGACCCAATGACAAAGCCCTCAGTTTGGTGTTAAAAGAGAATGAGACTGGAGAGGTCAACGTGAGTATTGAGCATTCATTCTCAAACCAACAGGGTCATTTCACATTGTGCAGCTTACACTAAtgttccttctccctcctctctctgtccagtgggATGCCTTCTCTATGCCAGAGCTCAAGAACTTTGTCCGCATGTTACAGCGTGAGGAGGAGGAGCATGTCAAGCAGATAGTGCAGCGCTACGCACTAGCCCGCACCAGGATGCAGGAGGCCCAAGCTGCTAGTCCCACCCCTGGCGGTTCCACCCCTGGCTGAGAAACCGCTTCCCTACGGGACTACCTGCACCTCTGACTGACAATCATCAGAAGATGACCAGTCACTGCATCCAAAGATCCCAGAGAACACAACTCGACACCTCCCTCAAAGGAGGAGAATGAAAGAGCGAATGAGAGCGAGCGGGCGCATGAGAGCGAGCGGGCAAGcgcgtgtgagtgtgagagaaTCAGAAGTGCCATACAACTGGAGAGAGTCTGTTGTGcctgagagagaatgagagttgAGAGAGAGTATGTGAAACTGTGGCTGATGAGAGACTGGCTTTGTCCAGTACTTCCTCTCATTGTGGAGGTGCCATTTGACTATCCTGGGTAAGCTACCTGACTCGTAATGTTCACCACCTGTTATTCGTGCTGGCAGCAGGGTCCATAGATTCTATCATTTATAGCTTTTGGGTAACAGATCAAAAGGCCTGTTTCTCTCCCTTACTGCCAAACAATACAACGGAAGCCAACCTATTAGCTCAGACAAATGTTGAACAAATTCAGATACCGTCTGCTTCAGAATCTCCAGGCCTTAATGCTAGTCAGAATAATAAGTGATGGACATTATGGGCCAGGTACGCCAGGTTTCCATTTGACCCCAATGTCTGCCATATACCTCCTGCACATCCATACTAGGATGGATGTTACTCTTTTTTTGCTTTCCCTTTATGAGGCTGAGTGGGAGTGCCCTGTGTGTTGGGAGCACTGTGATTGTCAATTGAGAGGACAATCCCCAGGTCGATTTAATTGATAGGGGAATTGTCCTGAAACTTTgaacaggaagctgttgctttgAACAGGAAGCTGAGTGTTCGTATGTTTGTATTGTCTATATTTGTATGTTCTTTGTGACGTTCTAAAACTCTGttaaaacaacaaaataatagAACTGAGAATTTGTTTCATATTATCAGCATATGTCTATATCTCTTGAAATAATAATTTGACTGTCCTTGACTATCCCTTTTTCAATTTCAACATTTCTATGTTACATATGTCCAGTGTCAAATATTTGTTTAAATAATAATAGATTTGCACTGTTCACATTAAACAAGTTCCTTCACAAAAGTATGTCTGTTGGTAGTGGGGGGTATGCTGTTGGGATGATATTCATTAGCTAAACAATGCTATTCATGGGAATTATTTCCCCACTTGGCAGTTATGGATAGGGAGTgattgacttgggcaggagctcactggagctgagTACCAGCATCTAAAATTTTCAACtacttgagctcctgttcctcttatagaatattagctcaaaagtattgtggtgCTCCTGCACTTAAATGTAAAaagtaccggcacccaaaatggGTAcaggcacctatttcagtccaagtcaagcactgtggATAGGAGGAGTTAAAACAAAGTCCCTATTAATGTCCTTGGGATGgtgtgctatatatatatatatatatatatatatatatatatatatatatatatatataaccacaGTGGTGTGCAGTAAAGGATGCTGTGTGAAAGACAGAAATACCTATGCTCGGCCAAGCAAACTAGCTACATCATATTCCTCTCTGTACTGCTAGCTACATTATTGCTGTGACTCATGTGCAAGGTGAGCTGACCAACCGTTTCCGTTCTTTCGGACCAGAGTCACAGTGTGTACTTATTGTTTGGGgtctgtggctagctagctagacataTTGGCTATATTTGATAAAACACTACCGTAACGTTAACGCAAAGGAGGGTGGAATCCAAGTGAGCACTGAATCCTGGATAGAAGTCACGTCGCTAAAAGAAGAAATATGTTTCTGTAAATGCTGTCACTAAATGGTTAGGTGGCAGATTGAGCTAGCTAACGTAAGCTagtttagcttgctagctaacagttTATTATGCGGGCGAAGTTTAGCTAACAGCTAGTGAACTGTAGGGATAGCTAGCTATCTTTGGTTGATAACGTTAGCAGTTTGAAAGCTCTACTAAATATATTTGCAATATTTATCAAACTTAGCTAACTGCAGTGAACagtgttagctagcaagctacttgACGTTAGCCATCTAGGGCAACCTCGTTTGCCAACGTAGTTAGCTAAGTTACCTTTTGGAGCTAGCTAGGTAACCTATCTATTTAGCTTGCTTAGTAGCTAGATATTGTTTGCAACGTTTGGTCAGTGTGGTAGCATTATTAGGCTAGCTAAAGCAACAGTACCAATGGCTTCTTGCTTTCAGATCCAAACCAGTAGAAAACTGACTGGTTGGCCAGCTCATATAATCGTTGCCTAGGAGTTTTCTGTGACAAGGGATAATGTCCCACCACTGAAGATGGGAGGCAGTGGATCCAAGGTGAAAGGTGCTTGGCCATTTGCTGGTTCGGGAGCTGGAGGGGATTCAGGCAGTGAGGGGCAAGAAGATCACTCTGTTGCCCGACTCAAAGGGACCAGGAAAGCAACCCCATTTATTTTCACAAGGAGGAGGTAATAATGTGTGCTAAATGCAATAATATGtacgcctagtggttagaacgttggactagtaaccgaaaggttgctagatcgaatccccgagccgacaaggtaaaaatctgtcgttcagcccctgaacaaggcagttaacccactgttcctaggccgtcattgaaaataagaatttgttcttaactgacttgcctagttaaataaagttaaaatatatatttgtgtgtgtatatataatataccacGCTTTCCATTCCGCTCATTTTTTATTTGTGTTGATAGCTCTCTCTACTATGATGAGGATGGGGACCTGGCTCATGAGTTCTATGAAGAGACTGTAGTGACAAAGAATGGCCGGAAGAGGTCCAAGCTGAAGAGGATTCAGAAGAACCTCATACCTCAGGTGAGCTGATTGGATGTACGCTTGTGAAAGTCTCCGACTGACAGTGTTGGAAATGTTTCCAGTTACCCATGGGTGTTGTTTATAATTAATAGAGTGGATATTGTTATCTGTTTGCAGGGAATTGTGAAGCTAAACCACCCCCGGATCCATGTAGATTTCCCTGTCATCCTCTTTGAGGTGTGAATCCCACTGGGGGGGGGGTCCAACGTGGAAAAGACACATGTCTGTCTGACCATCACTACAACCGCTCCATCCTGAACGCTAGTGTTCCTCTGAGAAAATGGGTGGGATGTCTGACTACACTCAGAAGCTGTGGACGGACCACCAGAGCTATGTTGCAGACAAAAAGAAAGGGGAGGAGGAGTAGATAGAGTTAAACGTTCTGCCTTCTGTGAtgtagagaagtgtgtgtgtgtgtgtgtgtgaaaggtaGCAAGATCAGGGGAAGGTTTAGGAATTCCCGCTGTACTGTATATGTTGACCATTTTCATGTTGTAATGTTATCATATCTAAGTCTGCCTCTATGATTGGAGGCCAGACCTGCACTAGTCAActtttttaatgtaaaaaaataataatacaaaagcTGTCTGAGTTGGAAATACTTGAATAAATGGCTGAAAGACTATATTGAGGCATTCCCCTTTATTATCCAGTCCACATATGTTTCACATTCTGATGAAGAGTGTTGTTCCATAACAATGTGGTCAGAGAAATGAGGTTTTCATGACTCAGACTAACATCATTTACCGGTCCATTCAAAAGCCTTTTTCCATTTGTAGTTATCATAATCCTGGGAAGCTGTTGTTGGGGAATCATGTTTTTCTGCTGTACCTCAGTTTTATCACCAGGGTGCAATGCTCTTGTACATGTGGGTCTTTTTTGTTTGACCCAAAAAAACGTTAAGAGAATCAATCATCAATGTTGCCAATTTACTTTCAATCATTATGACATGACTTATGACATATCTAGTTTTTTATGATCCAGTAATTTATTTATAGACATATTTTGAAGGTCCGGTGACAATGTTCCAATGGTAATCCATTAGTACAGTATCTAATGGTCCACGAGCATGATTATATGGTCAGTTTCAGTGTTGTTTTATTGCTCTCCAATAGCATACGGTAGGCAACAGGCATGTCTGGTCCCTGTAATTGTGTGGgatgtgttttggtgtgtttctGGGCTAGAGGTCAGACACTTTTTATTTCCTCCTTGCTTCCTTTGTTCTGCTGAGCGACTTCATCTGAAGATAAGTTACTCTAAAATGGGTGAGGCTTGTATATGACCATAAATGCATAAGGCATGTTTTTGTGTTTAAGCTTCACCGATGGAGTAAGCGTGCATAACAATATAGGTAAGTATTAGAGCAGAATAGAGAACTGTAAGTATTGTACAATGTGTGATGGAAAAAGGTGTGTGAGGGTGTATATATGGGTGTGGAtgtaaatatgtacatataacatgCGCTGTTACatcatta from Salmo trutta chromosome 16, fSalTru1.1, whole genome shotgun sequence includes these protein-coding regions:
- the LOC115150942 gene encoding tumor suppressor candidate 2-like, with product MGGSGSKVKGAWPFAGSGAGGDSGSEGQEDHSVARLKGTRKATPFIFTRRSSLYYDEDGDLAHEFYEETVVTKNGRKRSKLKRIQKNLIPQGIVKLNHPRIHVDFPVILFEV
- the LOC115150941 gene encoding ras association domain-containing protein 1 isoform X2, with amino-acid sequence MSWGEFIELRELRLHDPIELTSCEVPCSPPRLERANALRISPGKVPELLSRVGIIRLLGDSLDPLLTDKRGEGHDFQPCSHAQPTWCDLCGDFIWGLYKQSLRCANCRFTCHYRCRAVIQLDCSLDGSSIVEQTCVMEHTMETDTNVDEQVEWGKQQVDLSVTEIQQKVKEYNAQINSNLFMNLNKDGSYTGFIKVQFKLLRPVSVPPPRKGTATHDGAGKKTGGVKRRTSFYLPKDTSKHLHISSRTCAREVIEALLKKFTVVDNPGKFALFERTKRHDQVFLRKLSDDERPLHLRLCAGPNDKALSLVLKENETGEVNWDAFSMPELKNFVRMLQREEEEHVKQIVQRYALARTRMQEAQAASPTPGGSTPG
- the LOC115150941 gene encoding ras association domain-containing protein 1 isoform X1 → MTDGSDKSLSFEKTWGSSTSSGYCSGDSDSEFEQYFTARTSFLHKPKKEKDEQVEWGKQQVDLSVTEIQQKVKEYNAQINSNLFMNLNKDGSYTGFIKVQFKLLRPVSVPPPRKGTATHDGAGKKTGGVKRRTSFYLPKDTSKHLHISSRTCAREVIEALLKKFTVVDNPGKFALFERTKRHDQVFLRKLSDDERPLHLRLCAGPNDKALSLVLKENETGEVNWDAFSMPELKNFVRMLQREEEEHVKQIVQRYALARTRMQEAQAASPTPGGSTPG